From Polynucleobacter sp. MWH-Braz-FAM2G, a single genomic window includes:
- the tsaB gene encoding tRNA (adenosine(37)-N6)-threonylcarbamoyltransferase complex dimerization subunit type 1 TsaB, which yields MANILAIDTSSAWCSVALSLGEQTPLLKHEPVTAGASQLLLPWVDSLLADAKLSLKEIDAIAVCVGPGAFTGVRLGVAAVQGLAISYDIPVIPVCSLDAIAAQLMHTESFKSKNPQRFVIAIDARMEEVYWATYEQALNRPKRVGAIHLAKPEELELEDVQFLAGSAIDVYRDRLPKFFGTLDADISITALGILENARHALKEGLTCNVRQLEPLYVRNKVALTTAERAEAFK from the coding sequence TTGGCAAATATATTAGCCATCGACACCTCTTCAGCATGGTGTTCGGTGGCTTTATCTTTAGGCGAGCAAACGCCTTTACTAAAACATGAGCCTGTTACAGCCGGTGCTAGCCAGTTGCTATTGCCATGGGTTGATTCGCTATTGGCTGATGCAAAGCTTTCTCTAAAGGAGATTGACGCAATCGCTGTTTGTGTTGGCCCTGGCGCATTTACTGGAGTCAGGTTAGGGGTTGCAGCAGTTCAGGGTCTCGCTATTTCATATGACATACCAGTAATACCAGTTTGCAGTCTGGATGCAATTGCGGCGCAACTAATGCATACCGAGTCTTTCAAAAGTAAAAATCCACAACGTTTTGTGATTGCTATAGATGCGCGCATGGAAGAGGTTTACTGGGCTACCTATGAGCAGGCGCTTAATAGGCCAAAGCGGGTAGGCGCAATTCATCTTGCCAAACCAGAAGAGCTTGAATTGGAAGATGTGCAATTTTTAGCTGGTAGCGCTATTGATGTTTATCGTGATCGCTTGCCAAAATTTTTCGGAACTTTGGATGCAGATATTTCAATTACGGCATTAGGCATCCTGGAGAACGCAAGACATGCCTTAAAAGAGGGATTAACTTGTAATGTAAGGCAGTTAGAACCGCTTTATGTTCGTAACAAAGTAGCCCTAACCACCGCTGAGAGAGCTGAGGCATTTAAATAA